The Candidatus Nanosynbacter lyticus genome window below encodes:
- a CDS encoding tRNA (adenosine(37)-N6)-threonylcarbamoyltransferase complex transferase subunit TsaD yields the protein MRILGIESSCDETAAAVVEDGERLLSNVVNSQIDIHAEYGGVIPEIAARSHLEVINPVIKKALSDADCTWDDIDAVAVTYAPGLIGSLLIGTLAARTLAIIHDKPLYKIHHVEAHVYANFITEQRKRGAKHAKLLELTTSAQTREASLSDSLRDEDCLSKASPAVAKESDEKASRRAEAVVNSSDLELSLPHHQPTFPLLALIVSGGHSQLVLFQNHGNYQLIGQTQDDAVGEAFDKVAKIIGLPYPGGPAIAKAAELGDPRAFHLPIAKLAGEYDFSFSGLKTAVLRAVQREVGKDFTFPSHELPALVNDELRHNMAASFQYTAVKTLVDKTKKAYDNFQPASVVIAGGVAANQELRRQLREVLPIDIDYAPIQLCTDNAAMIAALGYFRAHIDQPADPYDLEVQPSLSMTAI from the coding sequence ATGAGGATTTTGGGAATCGAGTCCAGCTGCGACGAAACGGCGGCGGCGGTCGTTGAAGACGGCGAACGCTTGCTTTCTAATGTGGTCAATTCCCAGATTGACATCCACGCTGAATACGGCGGCGTCATCCCGGAAATTGCCGCCCGCAGCCACCTAGAGGTTATTAACCCTGTCATCAAAAAAGCCCTGTCTGACGCCGATTGTACTTGGGATGATATCGACGCCGTCGCCGTCACCTATGCGCCCGGCCTGATCGGCTCACTGCTCATCGGCACTCTCGCCGCCCGCACCCTCGCCATCATTCACGATAAGCCGCTTTACAAGATACACCATGTCGAGGCGCATGTGTATGCTAATTTCATCACCGAACAGAGAAAGAGAGGCGCAAAACATGCTAAATTGCTGGAATTAACAACATCTGCACAAACCCGAGAGGCGAGCTTGTCAGATTCCTTGCGAGACGAGGACTGTTTGAGTAAAGCGAGTCCCGCAGTCGCCAAAGAATCTGACGAAAAAGCATCTCGGCGTGCGGAAGCCGTTGTTAATTCTAGCGATTTGGAGCTGTCTTTACCACATCATCAACCCACCTTCCCCCTCCTCGCCCTCATCGTCTCTGGCGGACATTCGCAGCTCGTCCTGTTTCAAAATCACGGCAACTACCAGCTCATCGGCCAAACCCAAGACGACGCCGTTGGCGAGGCGTTTGACAAGGTCGCTAAAATCATTGGCCTACCCTACCCCGGTGGCCCCGCCATCGCCAAAGCCGCCGAACTCGGCGATCCCCGCGCCTTTCACTTACCCATCGCCAAGCTCGCCGGCGAGTACGATTTTTCCTTCTCCGGTCTCAAGACAGCCGTTCTGAGAGCTGTTCAGCGCGAGGTGGGCAAAGACTTCACCTTCCCGTCGCACGAGCTCCCTGCCCTAGTAAACGATGAACTGAGGCATAATATGGCAGCCAGTTTCCAGTACACCGCCGTTAAAACCCTGGTCGATAAGACTAAAAAAGCCTATGACAATTTCCAGCCTGCCTCCGTCGTCATCGCCGGCGGCGTCGCCGCCAATCAAGAATTACGCCGCCAACTGCGTGAGGTCTTGCCTATCGACATCGATTACGCACCCATCCAGCTCTGCACCGACAACGCCGCCATGATCGCCGCACTCGGCTATTTCCGCGCCCACATAGACCAGCCCGCCGACCCGTACGACCTGGAGGTCCAACCAAGTTTATCAATGACAGCAATCTAA
- a CDS encoding UDP-N-acetylmuramoyl-L-alanyl-D-glutamate--2,6-diaminopimelate ligase yields the protein MKAILVKFVRKVLPGGMLRRLENGYRRLRVKLVSARYGNPSKHLRVIAVTGTNGKTTTSCYINEILKEAHFTTAMFTTAVIEVAGKQKLNDLNATVASTARMQRFFRDAKRANADYVVLEVTSHALDQHKLDGVPIEAAVMTNLTQDHLDYHKTMEEYAAAKSKLFQLRPRFIVLNRDDEWYDYFNQFVASEQKMTYGRSVEAEAKITHVKLYRKGTEADVVLDHQTHLELATNLPGEFNVMNMTAATTLAYLLGVKLEDIQEGVANVEAVPGRFERAVEGLGYDVIVDYAHTPDALEKLLAAARGITKQRVILVFGACGDRDQGKRPIMGEIAARGADRIFLTDEESYNEDPEQIRRMLMEGIERGRGDAKTTEIADRRRAIERALGCAKKGDMVLITGMGHEQYRIVNGQRLPWNDGQVVREIVGRERAA from the coding sequence ATGAAAGCCATATTGGTGAAGTTTGTGAGGAAGGTGCTGCCGGGCGGGATGCTGCGGCGGTTAGAAAATGGGTATCGGCGGTTGCGCGTCAAGCTGGTTAGCGCGCGGTATGGCAATCCGTCAAAGCACCTCAGGGTGATCGCGGTGACGGGGACAAATGGCAAGACGACAACGTCGTGCTATATCAATGAGATTTTGAAAGAAGCTCATTTCACGACGGCGATGTTTACCACAGCGGTGATCGAGGTGGCGGGCAAGCAAAAACTCAATGATCTCAATGCTACGGTAGCGAGCACAGCGCGGATGCAGCGGTTTTTCCGCGATGCCAAGCGGGCGAACGCTGACTACGTGGTGCTGGAGGTGACGAGTCATGCGCTGGATCAGCATAAGCTGGACGGCGTGCCGATCGAGGCGGCGGTGATGACAAATTTGACGCAGGATCACCTGGATTATCACAAGACGATGGAAGAGTATGCGGCGGCCAAGAGCAAGCTGTTTCAATTGCGCCCGCGATTTATCGTGCTCAACCGTGACGACGAGTGGTATGACTATTTCAATCAGTTTGTCGCCAGCGAGCAAAAGATGACGTACGGTCGAAGCGTGGAGGCTGAGGCAAAAATTACCCACGTCAAGTTGTACCGCAAGGGCACCGAGGCCGACGTGGTACTGGATCATCAGACGCACTTGGAGCTAGCGACGAATCTGCCGGGCGAGTTCAACGTGATGAATATGACGGCTGCGACAACGCTGGCGTATCTGTTGGGTGTCAAGCTGGAGGATATCCAGGAGGGGGTGGCTAATGTCGAGGCCGTGCCGGGGCGGTTTGAGCGAGCGGTCGAGGGCCTGGGTTATGACGTGATCGTTGATTATGCGCATACGCCGGATGCGCTGGAAAAACTGTTGGCGGCGGCCCGTGGTATCACTAAGCAGCGGGTGATCTTGGTGTTCGGGGCGTGCGGCGATCGTGATCAGGGCAAGCGACCGATTATGGGCGAGATCGCGGCGCGTGGAGCGGATCGGATTTTCCTGACTGACGAGGAAAGCTATAACGAAGATCCGGAGCAAATCCGGCGGATGCTAATGGAGGGGATTGAGCGCGGTCGCGGCGACGCGAAAACGACGGAAATTGCCGATCGGCGCCGGGCGATTGAGCGAGCGCTTGGCTGCGCCAAGAAGGGCGATATGGTGCTGATCACCGGCATGGGCCACGAGCAATATCGGATCGTCAATGGTCAGCGGCTGCCGTGGAATGATGGCCAGGTGGTACGCGAGATCGTTGGTCGGGAACGGGCGGCGTGA
- a CDS encoding RNA ligase gives MRLLLVTRGIPGSGKSTFLAEQGLDTYTLSPDAIRLMLASPQLTPDGQTTMPSRQDAMVWRLLHEMLEQRMTRGETTVVDATHTTPNYFKTYGELCRKYRYRLVVIDFADVPLAVCQERNRERPSHKVVPSSVLERMHRRLQQSSLPKWVTVVRTAEEVNQLLTNQPENVDRYRAVHHIGDVQGCFAPLKEYFERHPLRDDELYIFVGDLLDRGAENDAVMRFVCDELLDRPNVRFVEGNHELYLWQWATDQPVTARVFSEQTQPQLEAAGIDKRKVARLLRRMDQYILYQFRGQTVLVTHGGLSTLPEQLPLVATSQLVHGVGAYDEVGVVDDAFMAQTDDATFQIHGHRNRQNYPTCYNERCYNLEGRVEFGGELRTVRLDENGMTPITIQNQRAAARLYPEHAAFLSQLRQNRYIRESILPGDISSFNFKPEAFYRQAWTTQTMRARGLFLNTLTNEIVIRAYDKFFNIGERRDTELAALEQTMVFPVRAWVKENGFLGLVGYDSAAGGLVIASKSTTEGDYAAAFRQEFLEQFRDKLPYVTDYLRSHNACLLFEVVLPRFDPHIIAYESDQLVLLDIVKRQVAYGAVDRQERERFAREIGTNSKRLAAEFSSWAEFMTWFGQLHGMAYRWRGEWIEGFVIEDSGGHQVKVKLDYYTFWRQMRTALAALQAGRQPSTRPDCPDPALAARVIAYMRQLPAEELARMDIIALRRRFE, from the coding sequence ATGCGGCTACTATTGGTAACCAGAGGGATTCCCGGCTCTGGTAAGTCGACGTTTCTCGCGGAGCAGGGGCTTGATACCTATACGTTGTCGCCGGACGCGATACGGTTGATGCTGGCGTCGCCGCAGTTGACGCCTGATGGACAAACGACTATGCCGTCGCGTCAAGACGCAATGGTGTGGCGGCTTCTACACGAGATGCTGGAGCAGCGGATGACGCGGGGTGAGACGACGGTGGTTGATGCAACGCACACGACGCCAAATTATTTCAAGACGTATGGCGAGCTGTGTCGGAAATATCGCTATCGGCTGGTGGTGATTGATTTTGCTGATGTGCCGCTGGCGGTGTGTCAAGAGCGTAATCGAGAGCGGCCGAGTCATAAGGTGGTGCCGAGTAGCGTCCTTGAGCGTATGCATCGGCGGCTGCAGCAGAGTTCACTGCCAAAATGGGTGACGGTGGTACGGACGGCTGAGGAAGTGAATCAACTGCTTACTAATCAGCCAGAGAACGTTGATAGGTATCGGGCGGTTCATCACATCGGCGATGTGCAGGGGTGTTTTGCGCCGCTGAAGGAATATTTCGAGCGGCATCCGCTTCGGGATGATGAACTGTATATTTTTGTCGGCGACCTATTAGATCGCGGTGCGGAGAATGATGCGGTGATGCGATTTGTTTGTGACGAGTTACTTGACCGACCAAACGTGCGGTTTGTGGAGGGCAACCACGAGCTATATCTCTGGCAGTGGGCGACTGATCAGCCAGTTACGGCGCGGGTATTTAGTGAGCAAACTCAGCCACAGCTGGAGGCGGCGGGCATCGATAAGCGCAAGGTAGCGCGGCTGCTGCGGCGGATGGATCAATATATTTTGTATCAGTTTCGAGGGCAAACAGTTTTGGTGACGCATGGTGGGCTCAGTACGCTGCCGGAGCAGTTACCATTGGTGGCGACCAGCCAGCTGGTCCATGGCGTGGGGGCGTATGATGAGGTTGGGGTGGTGGACGATGCATTTATGGCGCAGACTGATGACGCGACGTTTCAGATTCACGGACATCGCAACAGGCAAAATTACCCCACGTGCTACAACGAACGTTGCTACAATTTGGAGGGAAGGGTTGAGTTTGGCGGCGAGCTGCGAACAGTGCGGCTGGACGAGAACGGCATGACGCCAATCACTATTCAAAACCAACGAGCAGCAGCGCGGCTATATCCAGAGCACGCGGCGTTCCTAAGCCAGCTACGGCAGAATCGCTACATTCGTGAGTCGATCCTGCCGGGTGATATCAGCTCGTTTAATTTCAAGCCCGAGGCATTTTATCGCCAGGCATGGACGACGCAAACGATGCGGGCGCGCGGACTGTTTCTCAATACGCTGACGAACGAGATTGTGATTCGGGCCTACGATAAGTTTTTTAACATTGGCGAGCGGCGCGATACTGAACTAGCGGCGCTGGAGCAGACGATGGTCTTTCCGGTGCGGGCGTGGGTGAAGGAGAATGGCTTTTTAGGATTGGTCGGGTATGATTCGGCGGCGGGCGGGCTGGTGATCGCATCAAAGTCGACGACCGAGGGTGACTATGCGGCGGCCTTTCGGCAAGAATTTTTGGAGCAATTTCGAGACAAACTGCCATACGTCACTGATTATCTGCGCAGTCATAATGCGTGCCTGTTGTTTGAGGTGGTGTTGCCGCGATTTGATCCGCATATTATCGCCTATGAGTCGGATCAGCTGGTGCTGCTCGATATCGTCAAGCGGCAGGTTGCATACGGGGCGGTCGACCGGCAGGAGCGGGAGCGATTTGCGCGCGAGATCGGGACGAACAGCAAGCGTCTGGCGGCGGAGTTTTCATCATGGGCAGAGTTTATGACGTGGTTTGGCCAGCTTCACGGCATGGCGTATCGGTGGCGGGGCGAGTGGATTGAGGGTTTTGTAATTGAAGATTCTGGTGGCCATCAGGTTAAGGTCAAGCTTGATTATTATACCTTTTGGCGGCAGATGCGGACGGCACTGGCGGCGCTGCAGGCTGGTCGGCAGCCATCAACGAGGCCCGACTGCCCTGACCCGGCGTTGGCAGCGCGGGTAATTGCATATATGCGGCAGTTGCCCGCCGAGGAATTAGCGCGGATGGACATTATCGCGCTGCGGCGACGGTTTGAGTAG
- a CDS encoding GDSL-type esterase/lipase family protein gives MNWDNSGGYEGQDSPLGRLHGYDNKGVLQKMALNEMIPGRVKQIEFVKKYQPKVITLTAGGNDVGFGNKLKACVPFPSTCVYAKTEERRKLKNEILDQFERLKSFYEELKAATDNKAKIYVLGYPQFINGAPDAPCGGRGLLYLDAREREMITNSVSYLNGVIRQASKAAGVKYIDVENAFGNHWLCGDKPTHVNPLLLVEEVASRQPDFHLPPVERQESFHPNAKGHADIARAFKKELGGVNPVDYKICKNDATTCPDNSATRDNIPTPPYFNVTNEQEDIKFTYYKLSNGTATKVQEKHIEIKTSRRPYKPWKKVYVKIYSEPRDLGEIEADENGEINGSVALPEDLPAGYHTLVVSGEAPDGKKQELYQTILVKGPNPEDIDENDTPDKLQPCGAFAQAANKDEDLDGIDDACDPEITDPILYTARNGKSLLGEDEDRIYLFRNTRAANLTGITNDYVDKSKNQNNADALVGHTLSEETRGLAFDKLVVMKEADGDIKKGTPIILAKDVNEKCYALKPEDYLSPALKPGSKKYKLRGLTKLNTLPKGVGCEE, from the coding sequence ATGAATTGGGACAACTCGGGTGGCTATGAAGGGCAGGACAGCCCGCTCGGGCGGCTGCATGGTTATGACAACAAAGGAGTGTTGCAGAAGATGGCGCTCAACGAGATGATCCCGGGGCGCGTCAAGCAAATCGAGTTCGTAAAGAAATACCAACCAAAGGTGATCACGCTGACGGCGGGCGGGAATGATGTGGGGTTTGGAAATAAATTAAAAGCATGCGTGCCCTTCCCTAGTACCTGCGTGTATGCAAAAACTGAAGAGCGACGAAAGCTAAAGAACGAAATTCTTGATCAATTTGAGCGATTAAAGTCATTCTATGAGGAACTTAAAGCCGCAACGGACAACAAAGCAAAAATATATGTACTTGGCTATCCGCAATTTATAAATGGAGCTCCTGATGCTCCGTGTGGAGGCAGGGGCCTTCTTTATCTTGACGCCAGAGAGCGCGAGATGATAACAAATTCAGTTTCTTATCTTAATGGTGTGATCCGCCAAGCCTCCAAAGCGGCTGGGGTAAAATACATAGATGTAGAAAATGCCTTTGGCAATCATTGGCTATGTGGCGATAAACCTACTCACGTTAACCCGTTGCTGTTGGTTGAGGAGGTTGCTAGTAGGCAACCAGACTTCCACCTCCCTCCCGTTGAGCGTCAAGAAAGCTTTCATCCAAACGCTAAAGGTCACGCCGATATTGCTCGTGCTTTTAAGAAAGAATTAGGCGGTGTTAATCCTGTGGATTATAAAATCTGTAAAAATGACGCGACGACTTGTCCTGACAACTCTGCGACAAGGGATAATATACCAACACCTCCTTATTTTAACGTTACTAATGAGCAGGAAGACATAAAGTTTACTTATTATAAACTATCCAATGGGACAGCGACAAAAGTTCAAGAAAAGCACATAGAGATCAAAACATCCAGGCGCCCGTATAAGCCATGGAAAAAGGTATACGTAAAGATTTACTCTGAGCCAAGAGATTTGGGCGAGATTGAGGCTGATGAGAATGGTGAAATTAATGGATCTGTGGCACTGCCTGAGGATTTGCCCGCTGGATATCACACGCTGGTGGTGTCTGGTGAAGCACCAGATGGCAAGAAGCAAGAGCTATACCAAACCATTCTCGTCAAAGGTCCAAACCCCGAGGATATCGACGAAAATGATACGCCAGACAAACTCCAACCCTGCGGGGCTTTCGCTCAAGCCGCTAATAAAGACGAAGACCTTGACGGCATCGACGACGCCTGCGACCCTGAGATCACCGACCCCATCCTCTACACTGCTCGCAACGGCAAGTCGTTGCTTGGCGAAGATGAGGATCGGATTTATCTCTTTCGCAATACGCGAGCAGCTAACTTGACTGGTATCACGAACGATTACGTTGACAAGTCAAAAAACCAGAATAACGCTGATGCGCTGGTCGGACATACTTTAAGCGAAGAGACACGCGGACTTGCATTCGATAAACTGGTCGTTATGAAAGAAGCTGACGGTGACATAAAAAAAGGAACGCCGATTATCCTCGCCAAAGACGTAAACGAAAAATGCTACGCCCTAAAACCAGAGGATTACCTATCACCAGCACTAAAGCCCGGATCAAAAAAGTATAAGCTACGAGGATTAACAAAACTAAATACACTACCGAAGGGGGTTGGTTGTGAAGAATAA